A stretch of Saccharothrix texasensis DNA encodes these proteins:
- a CDS encoding MOSC domain-containing protein, translated as MPHVLSVNVGSRVEFDQAAVGHTGIGKRPAPGPVEVRAPGPVGSGLVGDHISDGRHHGGDDQAVYAYAREDLDAWAVELGRADLRPGLFGENLTTAGVDVCGARIGERWRIGGLLLQATSPRVPCRTFAGVMEEDAWMKTFTRRGLPGTYFRVLEPGTITAGDEIVIEHRPDHDVTIAFAFRALTLEPASLPDVLAAGDDLTEDLRRRVERRTSDPA; from the coding sequence ATGCCTCACGTGCTCTCCGTCAACGTCGGCTCCCGCGTCGAGTTCGACCAGGCCGCCGTCGGCCACACCGGTATCGGCAAGCGCCCGGCGCCCGGCCCCGTGGAGGTCCGCGCGCCCGGCCCGGTCGGCAGCGGCCTGGTCGGCGACCACATCTCCGACGGCCGCCACCACGGTGGCGACGACCAGGCCGTTTACGCCTACGCGCGGGAAGACCTCGACGCGTGGGCGGTGGAGTTGGGTCGCGCCGACCTGCGGCCGGGCCTGTTCGGCGAGAACCTGACCACGGCGGGCGTCGACGTGTGCGGCGCGCGGATCGGGGAGCGGTGGCGCATCGGCGGGCTGCTGCTGCAGGCGACGAGCCCGCGCGTGCCGTGCCGGACGTTCGCCGGGGTGATGGAGGAGGACGCGTGGATGAAGACGTTCACCCGTCGCGGGCTGCCCGGCACGTACTTCCGGGTCCTGGAGCCCGGCACGATCACGGCCGGTGACGAGATCGTCATCGAGCACCGGCCCGACCACGACGTCACGATCGCGTTCGCGTTCCGGGCCCTGACGCTGGAGCCCGCGTCGCTGCCGGACGTGCTGGCGGCCGGCGACGACCTGACCGAGGACCTGCGACGCCGGGTCGAACGGCGGACGTCCGACCCGGCGTAG
- a CDS encoding peptidylprolyl isomerase, which yields MTVLGGGVAQASPGTPDAGTPDTTRGPCAYTVTPDEPAARPVPLPPDPRHTPDRGHPEVLLQTNQGPVPLVLDRAKAPCTVQSFLHLVRKKFYDDTTCHRLTAYPTLKVLQCGDPANTGEGGPGYRYGDELPTDLAPVPNDPTGLRRVYPRGTLAMANAGPDTNGSQFFLVTSDSVLRPNYTVFGRITPAGLATLDEVAAGGIVPNPDSEVDGRPALTTDIERAKRTR from the coding sequence ATGACGGTCCTGGGCGGCGGGGTGGCGCAGGCCTCCCCCGGCACACCGGACGCGGGCACGCCGGACACGACTCGCGGGCCGTGCGCGTACACCGTGACGCCGGACGAGCCGGCCGCCCGGCCGGTGCCGCTGCCGCCCGACCCGCGGCACACGCCCGACCGCGGCCACCCCGAGGTGCTGTTGCAGACCAACCAGGGCCCCGTGCCGCTGGTGCTGGACCGCGCGAAGGCGCCGTGCACCGTCCAGAGCTTCCTGCACCTGGTGCGGAAGAAGTTCTACGACGACACGACCTGCCACCGGCTCACGGCGTACCCGACGTTGAAGGTGCTGCAGTGCGGCGACCCGGCGAACACGGGTGAGGGCGGTCCCGGCTACCGGTACGGGGACGAGCTGCCGACCGACCTGGCGCCCGTCCCGAACGACCCGACCGGCCTGCGCCGCGTCTACCCGCGCGGCACCCTGGCCATGGCCAACGCGGGCCCGGACACCAACGGCAGCCAGTTCTTCCTGGTCACGTCGGACTCGGTGCTGCGGCCGAACTACACCGTCTTCGGTCGCATCACACCCGCCGGGCTCGCCACCCTCGACGAGGTCGCCGCCGGCGGCATCGTGCCGAACCCGGACAGCGAGGTCGACGGCCGCCCGGCCCTGACCACGGACATCGAGCGGGCCAAGCGCACCCGCTAG
- a CDS encoding aldo/keto reductase, which translates to MSETFSLGGDLTVNRLGYGAMRLTGEGIWGYPADRDNAIALLRRVVELGVNFIDTADSYGPHINEELIRQALHPYADDLVIATKGGLLRTGPNEWPMLGKPAYLRQAVETSLVRLGIERIDLYQLHRVDPDYPLEDQVGELRKLQEEGKIRHIGLSEVDVEQLEAARAVAPIVSVQNLYNLANRGHEAVLDRCTELGIAFIPWFPVATGELARPGGVLDAAAKEHGATPAQLALAWLLRKSPVVLPIPGTSSIAHLEENVAAARIELTDEEFEKLSALA; encoded by the coding sequence GTGTCTGAGACCTTTTCGCTGGGCGGCGACCTGACCGTCAACCGCCTCGGCTACGGAGCGATGCGGCTCACCGGTGAGGGCATCTGGGGGTACCCGGCCGACCGCGACAACGCGATCGCCCTGCTGCGCCGGGTCGTCGAGCTGGGCGTCAACTTCATCGACACCGCGGATTCCTACGGCCCGCACATCAACGAGGAGCTGATCCGGCAGGCCCTGCACCCGTACGCGGACGACCTGGTCATCGCGACCAAGGGCGGCCTGCTGCGCACCGGCCCGAACGAGTGGCCCATGCTCGGCAAGCCCGCGTACCTGCGGCAGGCCGTGGAGACCAGCCTCGTCCGGCTCGGCATCGAGCGCATCGACCTCTACCAGCTGCACCGCGTCGACCCGGACTACCCGCTGGAGGACCAGGTCGGCGAGCTGCGCAAGCTGCAGGAAGAGGGCAAGATCCGGCACATCGGACTGTCCGAGGTGGACGTCGAGCAGCTCGAGGCCGCCCGCGCCGTCGCGCCGATCGTGAGCGTGCAGAACCTGTACAACCTGGCCAACCGCGGGCACGAGGCCGTGCTGGACCGCTGCACCGAGCTGGGCATCGCGTTCATCCCGTGGTTCCCGGTGGCGACCGGCGAGCTGGCCCGTCCGGGCGGCGTGCTCGACGCGGCGGCCAAGGAGCACGGCGCCACGCCCGCGCAGCTCGCGCTGGCGTGGCTGCTGCGCAAGTCGCCCGTGGTGCTGCCGATCCCCGGCACGTCGTCGATCGCGCACCTGGAGGAGAACGTGGCGGCGGCGCGGATCGAGCTGACCGACGAGGAGTTCGAGAAGCTGTCCGCGCTGGCCTGA
- the paaZ gene encoding phenylacetic acid degradation bifunctional protein PaaZ — MAMLRSYVSGRWHAPSVEGAPLHDAVTGEEIARISSQGIDMAAALDHGRRVGGPALRELTFHQRAALLKALASHLREHRDELYALSARSGATRTDSLIDVDGGIGVLFGYASKAKRELPNDHVYVDGNVEPLSKGGTFVGQHVATPLRGVAVQINAFNFPMWGPLEKFAPAFIAGVPSLIKPASQTAYLTEKLVELMLASDLLPEGSLQLVTGGAGDLLDHLTGQDLVGFTGSASTAQKLRTHPTVVRNSVRFNAEADSLNCSILGPDAVEGTPEFDLFVKQLVSEMTVKAGQKCTAIRRALVPASLLDAVADAAAARLAKVVIGNPATEGVRMGALAGLEQREEVRRSLKALMEVGDVVYGSPDRVDVVDADAERGAFLSPVLLKADPDHAQPHEVEAFGPVSTLMAYRDAGHAVELAARGAGSLVGSVVTHDTDFARDVVLGVAPWHGRVLVLDRDDAKESTGHGSPLPMLVHGGPGRAGGGEEMGGIRGVLHHMQRTAVQASPRVLSAVTGRWVTGAPRTETDVHPFRKSLRELRIGDTVVAGPRAVTLADIEHFAEFTGDTFYAHMDEEAAAANPFFGGRVAHGYLVVSFAAGLFVSPEPGPVLANYGLENLRFLTPTFPGDELTVTLTAKQITPREDQEYGEVRWDADLVNQKGESVAKYDVLTLVAKQ, encoded by the coding sequence ATGGCCATGCTGCGCAGCTACGTGTCAGGTCGCTGGCACGCCCCGTCCGTCGAAGGAGCGCCGCTGCACGACGCGGTGACCGGCGAGGAGATCGCCCGGATCTCGTCGCAGGGCATCGACATGGCGGCGGCGCTGGACCACGGCAGGCGCGTCGGCGGACCGGCGCTGCGGGAGCTGACGTTCCACCAGCGCGCGGCCCTGCTCAAGGCCCTCGCCTCGCACCTGCGGGAACACCGCGACGAGCTGTACGCCCTGTCCGCCCGATCGGGCGCCACCAGGACGGACTCCCTGATCGACGTCGACGGCGGCATCGGCGTGCTGTTCGGCTACGCGAGCAAGGCCAAGCGCGAGCTGCCCAACGACCACGTCTACGTGGACGGCAACGTCGAGCCGCTGAGCAAGGGCGGCACGTTCGTCGGCCAGCACGTCGCCACCCCGCTGCGGGGCGTGGCCGTGCAGATCAACGCCTTCAACTTCCCGATGTGGGGCCCGCTGGAGAAGTTCGCGCCCGCGTTCATCGCCGGGGTGCCGTCGCTGATCAAGCCCGCCTCCCAGACGGCCTACCTCACCGAGAAGCTGGTCGAGCTGATGCTGGCCTCGGACCTGCTCCCCGAAGGTTCCCTGCAGCTCGTCACCGGCGGCGCGGGCGACCTGCTCGACCACCTGACCGGCCAGGACCTGGTCGGCTTCACCGGCTCCGCGTCCACTGCCCAGAAGCTGCGCACCCACCCGACCGTGGTGCGCAACAGCGTGCGGTTCAACGCCGAGGCGGACTCGCTGAACTGCTCGATCCTCGGCCCGGACGCGGTCGAGGGCACCCCCGAGTTCGACCTGTTCGTCAAGCAGCTCGTCAGCGAGATGACGGTCAAGGCAGGCCAGAAGTGCACCGCGATCCGGCGCGCCCTGGTCCCCGCCTCCCTCCTGGACGCCGTCGCCGACGCCGCCGCCGCACGCCTGGCGAAGGTCGTCATCGGCAACCCCGCGACCGAGGGCGTGCGGATGGGCGCGCTGGCCGGGCTGGAGCAGCGCGAGGAGGTGCGGCGCTCGCTGAAGGCGCTCATGGAGGTCGGCGACGTCGTCTACGGCTCGCCGGACCGCGTGGACGTGGTGGACGCCGACGCCGAGCGCGGCGCGTTCCTGTCACCGGTGCTGCTCAAGGCCGACCCGGACCACGCCCAGCCGCACGAGGTGGAGGCGTTCGGGCCGGTCTCGACGCTGATGGCCTACCGCGACGCCGGGCACGCGGTCGAGCTGGCCGCGCGGGGCGCGGGCAGCCTGGTCGGCTCCGTCGTCACGCACGACACCGACTTCGCGCGGGACGTGGTGCTGGGCGTGGCCCCCTGGCACGGCCGGGTGCTGGTGCTGGACCGCGACGACGCCAAGGAGTCCACCGGCCACGGCTCGCCGCTGCCGATGCTGGTGCACGGCGGTCCGGGCCGGGCGGGCGGCGGTGAGGAGATGGGCGGCATCCGGGGCGTGCTGCACCACATGCAGCGCACGGCGGTGCAGGCCAGCCCCCGGGTGCTGAGCGCGGTCACCGGGCGGTGGGTGACGGGCGCGCCGCGCACCGAGACGGACGTGCACCCGTTCCGCAAGTCGTTGCGGGAGCTGAGGATCGGCGACACGGTGGTGGCCGGGCCGCGCGCGGTGACGCTGGCCGACATCGAGCACTTCGCGGAGTTCACCGGCGACACGTTCTACGCGCACATGGACGAGGAGGCCGCGGCGGCGAACCCGTTCTTCGGCGGCCGGGTCGCGCACGGGTACCTGGTCGTGTCGTTCGCCGCGGGCCTGTTCGTCTCGCCCGAGCCCGGCCCGGTGCTGGCCAACTACGGGCTGGAGAACCTGCGGTTCCTCACGCCGACGTTCCCCGGCGACGAGCTGACCGTGACGTTGACCGCGAAGCAGATCACCCCGCGTGAGGACCAGGAGTACGGCGAGGTCCGCTGGGACGCCGACCTGGTCAACCAGAAGGGCGAGTCGGTCGCCAAGTACGACGTGCTCACGCTCGTCGCCAAGCAGTAG